The following coding sequences lie in one Leptospira inadai serovar Lyme str. 10 genomic window:
- the lsa25 gene encoding surface adhesin Lsa25 has translation MKNQLTIFFSSILQCTLVLSISFFAIANCEQKKDKETQGFLNEDASVLLAGALFFSTYRSNGDGTITDSSIGLTWKICSQGQTYVATSGGYSCEGGGLINNGWGAVQLQYCNLNNDACNAVSLPKALVPVSQIGVAGSSEAYTSCSGDRTGGYSNWRVASYTELKLLSSSSRAEMLLKFPDTIEDLYWSSWANEQDPSNQTARAVSFARDKFGTDNASNKTNRYYIRCVRP, from the coding sequence ATGAAGAACCAGTTAACCATTTTCTTTTCATCGATCCTTCAATGTACCCTCGTTCTTTCGATTTCGTTTTTTGCAATCGCAAACTGCGAACAAAAAAAGGATAAGGAGACTCAAGGTTTCTTGAATGAGGACGCAAGCGTATTGTTGGCCGGTGCGTTATTCTTCAGCACGTATCGATCTAACGGGGACGGAACGATCACGGATTCTTCCATCGGGTTGACTTGGAAAATTTGTTCCCAGGGACAGACCTATGTTGCCACGTCGGGGGGTTATAGCTGCGAAGGAGGCGGTCTTATAAACAACGGATGGGGCGCCGTTCAATTGCAGTACTGTAATCTAAACAACGATGCCTGTAACGCGGTAAGTTTACCCAAAGCGTTAGTTCCGGTTTCCCAGATCGGGGTGGCCGGTAGTTCGGAGGCTTATACTAGTTGTTCGGGAGATAGGACAGGGGGATATTCGAACTGGCGAGTGGCGAGTTATACGGAGCTAAAATTGCTAAGTTCCTCGAGTCGCGCCGAGATGCTGTTGAAGTTTCCCGACACGATAGAAGATCTGTATTGGAGTTCCTGGGCCAACGAACAGGACCCTTCCAATCAAACTGCTCGAGCCGTTTCATTTGCGAGAGATAAATTCGGAACGGACAATGCATCCAACAAAACTAATCGTTATTATATCCGCTGTGTTCGCCCCTGA
- the omp85 gene encoding Omp85 family outer membrane protein codes for MSRSRKIRNIGDLACLLTLLYAFESVRAEAPPPTGGCEKPTPRSNLPFPMDPSKQLCKKDLDQKKEGWYPTGLPLINSDPNEGIGYGVRAYAYNNGKKSDPLFDYTPYRVRFFAQYFDTNKNAQYHQLSLDMPFIANTQWRLRADAFLTITPTTLYFGIGQDSMKNLSYHDRNQPGGNLNTNATYQDQSQNLDYWRPGGPQDPVRYGNNTYAGIPSHPGFVVTDRMYNRYQIQTPMINLSTERSYVGGTVRLVAGIKASDNIVHTFDGKFVQGHDPLLGGDPLNYGAKVPNGKTRLTQDQEAGKILGYAGGFVNTLRIGLVYDTRDFEPDPNSGVFLEGTYEKSSKAIGSDFDFQKYFAQGKFFYSPFPKVFDKLVFASRFGMGLTDGNTPFFEYRNLWGTEGVIGGLGGLRTLRGYKQDRFVGRVMGWGNLEIRWKFGEASVGSEYFAFNIVPFFDFGRVWDDEHKIGTQGYKYSEGLGLRIAWNQATIIMIDYAKSREDEQLFVNFSHVF; via the coding sequence ATGAGCCGCTCCAGGAAGATTCGAAATATCGGAGATCTTGCTTGCCTGCTTACTCTTTTGTACGCGTTCGAATCCGTTCGAGCGGAAGCACCTCCTCCGACCGGAGGTTGCGAAAAACCGACACCCCGATCGAATCTACCGTTTCCGATGGACCCGAGCAAACAGTTATGTAAAAAGGATCTGGATCAAAAAAAAGAAGGTTGGTATCCGACCGGCTTGCCTCTGATTAACTCGGATCCGAACGAAGGGATAGGCTACGGAGTTCGAGCGTACGCATATAACAACGGGAAAAAGAGCGACCCTTTATTCGACTACACTCCGTATCGAGTCCGTTTCTTTGCGCAGTATTTTGATACGAATAAGAATGCCCAATATCACCAGCTCAGTTTGGACATGCCGTTTATTGCAAATACGCAATGGAGATTGAGGGCGGATGCATTTTTGACGATCACTCCGACCACTTTATATTTCGGAATCGGACAGGATTCCATGAAAAATCTAAGTTATCATGATCGAAATCAGCCTGGGGGAAACCTGAACACGAACGCGACGTACCAGGATCAGTCTCAGAATCTAGATTACTGGCGTCCCGGAGGTCCTCAGGATCCCGTTCGGTACGGGAATAACACCTATGCCGGAATTCCTAGTCACCCGGGCTTTGTGGTTACCGACCGTATGTACAACCGCTACCAGATTCAAACTCCTATGATTAACCTAAGCACCGAGCGATCCTATGTCGGGGGAACCGTTCGTCTGGTCGCGGGAATTAAGGCTTCCGATAATATCGTTCATACTTTCGACGGTAAGTTCGTACAAGGTCATGACCCTTTGCTCGGAGGGGATCCTTTAAACTATGGTGCCAAAGTTCCGAACGGTAAAACTAGACTCACACAAGATCAGGAAGCGGGAAAAATTTTGGGATACGCGGGCGGCTTTGTGAATACGCTCAGAATCGGACTAGTGTATGATACTCGAGATTTCGAACCCGACCCGAACAGCGGAGTTTTTCTGGAAGGAACGTACGAAAAGTCCAGTAAGGCGATCGGCTCGGATTTCGATTTCCAGAAATATTTCGCGCAGGGTAAGTTCTTTTATAGTCCATTTCCGAAAGTTTTCGATAAGCTCGTTTTCGCCAGCCGTTTCGGAATGGGATTAACGGACGGGAATACTCCATTTTTTGAATATAGGAATCTGTGGGGAACGGAAGGAGTCATCGGAGGCTTGGGAGGTTTGCGGACCTTACGCGGATACAAACAGGATCGATTCGTGGGCAGGGTAATGGGTTGGGGGAACTTGGAAATTCGTTGGAAATTCGGGGAAGCCTCCGTTGGAAGCGAATACTTTGCCTTTAATATCGTTCCATTCTTCGATTTCGGGCGGGTTTGGGACGACGAGCACAAGATCGGA